In the genome of Myroides phaeus, one region contains:
- a CDS encoding SLC13 family permease produces the protein MEFDYFDKIRKIRTGIRFYSELLIEASWNMWNIKTRVGIFFFSLVAAFAGTYFLAPEAFSEAQSYTLFILIFSILLWATEAIPPFAVGIMIIGFLVYTMGNMEGATLSPQEISATWSDSVIWIFLGGFFLSEGMRKTNLDLSLFKKTLSIFGSNPNTLVLGIIIVTSVLSLIISNTATAAMVLASVMPLIDREGKDSMMSKAILISIPAAATFAGMMSMVSTPPNLIVVNVLKSKGYSVSFMQWFFLGFVPATILLVGFWLAVVKKYTSKVKGLDVSFANKALDLTNSMRLQRLTVIVILIITVGMWMFGSTLHIPTAGAAMVPIMFLPMMGIITAEDVRKLPWDTLMLVAGGLALGMAIKELLAPYYSQFLADMEFNMIAMMIIFAVVTVLFSNIMSSTATATIVINVAAIVLPPEQLLPVGLVVGLCASCGLFLPVSTPPNAIVFGTGLLKQKDFRLGGIFGAVIGTTIIILWVLLLQHFTTFFDYL, from the coding sequence ATGGAATTTGATTATTTTGATAAGATTCGAAAGATTAGAACGGGAATTCGCTTTTATAGTGAGTTGTTAATCGAGGCTTCTTGGAATATGTGGAATATCAAAACGAGAGTAGGAATTTTCTTTTTTTCGTTAGTTGCAGCATTTGCAGGTACTTATTTTTTAGCACCCGAAGCCTTTTCTGAAGCTCAAAGTTATACGCTGTTTATCTTAATTTTTTCTATTTTATTATGGGCTACTGAAGCTATTCCTCCTTTTGCAGTAGGGATAATGATTATTGGGTTCTTAGTCTATACAATGGGGAATATGGAAGGGGCTACCTTATCTCCTCAAGAGATTTCCGCCACCTGGTCTGACAGTGTTATTTGGATATTCTTAGGAGGTTTTTTCTTGAGTGAAGGAATGCGAAAAACCAACCTCGACTTATCATTATTTAAAAAGACACTTTCAATATTTGGTTCAAATCCTAATACCTTAGTTTTAGGTATTATCATTGTAACTTCAGTTCTATCTCTTATTATATCAAATACAGCTACTGCCGCAATGGTATTAGCATCAGTGATGCCATTGATTGATAGAGAAGGGAAAGACTCAATGATGTCTAAAGCTATTTTAATCAGTATTCCAGCTGCAGCTACATTTGCAGGGATGATGAGTATGGTATCTACACCACCTAACTTAATTGTAGTAAACGTATTGAAATCAAAAGGATACTCTGTTAGTTTTATGCAATGGTTCTTTTTAGGTTTTGTACCGGCAACTATCTTGTTAGTTGGTTTCTGGTTAGCAGTGGTAAAGAAATATACTTCTAAAGTAAAAGGATTAGACGTATCATTTGCCAATAAGGCATTAGACCTAACTAATAGTATGCGTTTACAGAGACTAACTGTAATTGTTATATTAATTATTACAGTAGGAATGTGGATGTTTGGAAGTACATTACATATCCCAACTGCCGGTGCGGCAATGGTTCCTATTATGTTTTTACCGATGATGGGAATTATTACAGCTGAAGACGTTAGAAAATTACCTTGGGATACGCTGATGTTAGTAGCGGGTGGTTTAGCCTTAGGTATGGCAATTAAAGAGCTATTAGCTCCGTATTACTCTCAATTCTTAGCAGATATGGAGTTTAATATGATTGCAATGATGATCATTTTTGCTGTTGTTACTGTGTTATTTTCAAATATTATGAGTAGTACAGCTACAGCAACAATTGTAATTAACGTAGCTGCTATTGTATTGCCTCCTGAACAATTATTACCTGTAGGTTTGGTTGTGGGGCTTTGTGCTTCTTGTGGTCTATTCTTACCTGTTTCTACACCTCCCAATGCTATTGTATTTGGTACAGGATTATTAAAACAAAAAGACTTTAGACTTGGAGGAATTTTTGGAGCTGTAATCGGTACTACGATTATTATTTTATGGGTATTGTTATTACAACATTTTACAACATTCTTTGATTATTTGTAA
- a CDS encoding glycerophosphodiester phosphodiesterase, translated as MKTINKLLLIFLTMSSTSFAQEHNILRIGHRGAMGHITENTVESIQKAIDLNCDVIEIDVFKIKSGELMVFHDDQLDRLTNVTGNIEDYTYNELQKVKVNGVYQIPTLEKIIETIDRKAVLNIELKGNNTAKETHQLIQLFINKGWTNTDFIISSFKWNELEKMRSLNNSIDIAVLTEEEPADAIAFAKQINAVAINPYHKDLNALNASKIREANLKIYPWTVNDQEDINRMKELKVDGIITNYPERI; from the coding sequence ATGAAAACAATTAACAAACTCTTACTAATCTTCCTTACTATGAGTAGTACCTCTTTTGCTCAAGAGCATAACATATTAAGAATAGGACATCGTGGTGCAATGGGACACATAACAGAAAACACAGTTGAATCTATTCAAAAAGCAATAGACTTAAATTGTGATGTAATTGAAATTGATGTTTTCAAAATTAAAAGTGGCGAATTAATGGTCTTTCACGATGATCAACTTGATAGACTTACAAACGTTACAGGAAACATTGAAGACTATACCTACAATGAATTGCAAAAGGTAAAAGTGAATGGAGTTTATCAAATTCCAACTTTAGAAAAAATAATTGAAACAATAGATCGCAAAGCTGTTTTAAACATTGAACTAAAAGGCAATAATACAGCAAAAGAAACACACCAACTTATTCAATTATTTATAAACAAAGGGTGGACTAATACCGACTTTATAATCTCAAGTTTTAAGTGGAATGAGTTAGAAAAAATGCGAAGCCTTAATAATTCAATTGACATTGCAGTATTAACAGAGGAGGAACCAGCTGATGCAATAGCTTTTGCGAAACAAATAAACGCCGTAGCAATAAATCCTTACCACAAAGATTTGAATGCCTTAAATGCCTCTAAAATACGAGAAGCTAATTTAAAAATATATCCGTGGACCGTAAACGATCAAGAGGATATAAACAGAATGAAAGAACTAAAAGTAGATGGAATAATAACTAATTATCCTGAACGTATATAA